CGGATCGCCTCGGCATGCGCCGCAGGGCCGCGCAAACTGTCCGACGACAGAAGCGCCAGCCGTGCCTCAGGGAATTTCTGAACCACTTCCTCAGCGATTCTTTCCACCCCTGGCCCGCACGCGATGAGAGAATCCTCATCATTACAGGACGGGCAGACGCTGGGCACCGGCGCCGAGTATCCGCAATGGTGACAGGTCAGTTCCTTACGAAACCGGTGCTCCACAAGCCAACTATCACACTCTGGACAGCCAATCCGATGTCCACAAGTCCGGCAAAGTGTAAGCGGCGCATAACCTCGGCGATTGAGGAAGAGCATCGACTGCTCTCCCTTCGCCAGCGCCTCCGCCATTTCTCTCACAAGGGGAGGCGAGATCCACTCTCCCTTTTCAGGCGGGTGCGCGCGCATATCAATCGCCCCGACAGCTGGCATAACCGCTGCCCCATGGCGTTCAGGAAGAACCAGATGGTCATATTTGCCCGACCAGACATTCGCCATACTTTCAAGCGACGGTGTCGCCGACGCCAGCACAACAGGGAAACCGCCGAGCGAGCCCCGCACCACACTCATATCCCGGGCATTGTAGGCAACGCCCTCTTCCTGTTTGAAGGCACTCTCATGCTCTTCATCCACGACAATGAGACCGAGGTCGGGATAGGGCAGAAAAAGCGCAGAACGCGCGCCCACCACCGCTTTCGCTGTTCCATCAGCCACCGCGCGCCAGACACGCTTTCGCTCTTTGGTAGAGAGATCCGAATGCCATTCGGCCGGACGACAGCCAAACCGCGCCTCAAACCTCTGCAAAAACTGACCCGTCAGCGCAATTTCTGGCAGCAGGATCAAAGCCTGACGCCCCTTTGCCAGAGCCGCAGCAACAGCTTCAAAATAGACTTCCGTCTTGCCAGAGCCTGTCACACCATCCAGCAGTTGAGCGGAAAACCCACCTTGTTCGATACGTGCGGTCAGCTGGTCAGCCGCAAACTGTTGATCTTCAGAAAGATCAGCGCCTACGCGCGCCAAATCCGGCTCCTCAAAAGGCGCATCCGCAGGCAACTCCACCGCTTCAAAGGTGCCCGCATCAATAAGACCGCGAACAACAGCCGTAGAGACACCCGCCTCATCTGCAATCTCACGGGTTGTCCGTGCGAAACCATCCTTTGCCAGTTCCAGAACCTTTTCTCGGCCTGGCGTCATGCGAGATGGGGGTGGCCCACCCAGCCGGTACACGGTACGCACGCCTGCCGGCTCCAATGCACCCGGCACCCTGACCGCCAAGCGCAACACAGCGCCTGGTGGAGAAAGTGTGTAGACAGCAATCCAATCAACAAACTGACGCAACGCCTGGGTCATAGGCGGCGCATCAAGTTTGTCGATAATTGATTTCAATCGATTATGACCAACTTCGCCACTGCCCTCGCCCCAGACGACCCCCAGCACTTCCCGTGGCCCCAAAGGCACAGTCACATAATCACCTGTACCGATGGTGAGCGTGTCAGGGACCGAATAGTCATAAGGTCCAGGAAGCCCAAGCGGCAGCAGAACAGAGACAACGCGCTGCTTCCGGGGCGCTTCATCCTTAAAAAGATCGCTGTCTGAAAATTCACTCGGCATGTATCAACCTTAACCCTTCAACAAGGGTGCGCGCAGTAACTCTCTTTCTCTCCTTGGCAAATTCGTCAAGGCGATGGACAATGCGGCCCACACAACAATGAAGTCCGACGATTGGGCAGCGGGATCAGAGGCCACAACACAACATGAAGTTTTTTATCGATACAGCAGACATTGATGAGATTCGCGACCTGAGCGACTCTGGCTTGCTTGATGGTGTCACAACCAATCCATCACTCGTTGCCAAAACAGGCCGCGACTTTTTCGAAGTTGTAAAAGAGATATGCGGAACGATCGATGGCCCGGTCAGCGCGGAAGTAACAGCGCTTGATGCAGACGGCATGATCAAGGAGGGCAAGACAGTTGCAAAACTGGCTGACAATATTGTCGTCAAGCTGCCGCTTGTGTGGGAAGGTTTGAAAGCCTGTCGTGCACTGACCGCAGAAGGTATCAAGACAAATGTCACGCTCTGCTTCTCAGCAACGCAAGCTTTGCTCGCCGCCAAAGCGGGCGCAACCTACGTGTCCCCTTTCGTCGGGCGTCTGGATGACATTCACATTGATGGCATGGAGCTGATCGAAGACATTCGCGCCATCTACGACAATTACGATGAGCTTGCGACCGAAATTCTGGTTGCATCCATTCGCAATCCAAACCACGTAAAAGACGCAGCACTAATCGGTGCAGATGTTGTGACCGTTCCGCCTGCAGTCTTACGCACACTCGTTGCGCATCCGCTAACAGACAAAGGCCTTGCAGCCTTCCTCGCGGACTGGGAGAAAACCGGGCAGAAAATCTCGGGTTAAGAGCAAAAACAGGAACTCTCAAAGTATGTCGCGTCCAATAGACCCAAGCCAGCAACAAACGCCGCCCCACCATACGGACGGACAGCTCACTGCAGACACGGTGAAGCAATACCTGCTGGCAAATCCCGATTTTATCCTGGACGATATGGACCTTATTACGTCCATGAGTGCGCCGAAGAACGCAGC
The DNA window shown above is from Parvibaculaceae bacterium PLY_AMNH_Bact1 and carries:
- a CDS encoding primosomal protein N' (Derived by automated computational analysis using gene prediction method: Protein Homology. GO_function: GO:0003677 - DNA binding [Evidence IEA]; GO_function: GO:0003678 - DNA helicase activity [Evidence IEA]; GO_function: GO:0005524 - ATP binding [Evidence IEA]; GO_process: GO:0006260 - DNA replication [Evidence IEA]; GO_process: GO:0032508 - DNA duplex unwinding [Evidence IEA]): MPSEFSDSDLFKDEAPRKQRVVSVLLPLGLPGPYDYSVPDTLTIGTGDYVTVPLGPREVLGVVWGEGSGEVGHNRLKSIIDKLDAPPMTQALRQFVDWIAVYTLSPPGAVLRLAVRVPGALEPAGVRTVYRLGGPPPSRMTPGREKVLELAKDGFARTTREIADEAGVSTAVVRGLIDAGTFEAVELPADAPFEEPDLARVGADLSEDQQFAADQLTARIEQGGFSAQLLDGVTGSGKTEVYFEAVAAALAKGRQALILLPEIALTGQFLQRFEARFGCRPAEWHSDLSTKERKRVWRAVADGTAKAVVGARSALFLPYPDLGLIVVDEEHESAFKQEEGVAYNARDMSVVRGSLGGFPVVLASATPSLESMANVWSGKYDHLVLPERHGAAVMPAVGAIDMRAHPPEKGEWISPPLVREMAEALAKGEQSMLFLNRRGYAPLTLCRTCGHRIGCPECDSWLVEHRFRKELTCHHCGYSAPVPSVCPSCNDEDSLIACGPGVERIAEEVVQKFPEARLALLSSDSLRGPAAHAEAIRQITDHEVDVIVGTQIVAKGHNFPLLTVVGVVDADLGLENGDLRAGERTFQLLHQVAGRAGRAERPGRVYLQTYMPEHPVMQALIQGERDRFLEREASMRERTGYPPYGRLVGIVVSGPNPQQVHGVSRELARSHGPQEGISVFGPAPAPLALLRGRHRVRFLVKSTRNVPIQDYVAEWLSRVKVPNAVRVSVDVDPYSFL
- the fsa gene encoding fructose-6-phosphate aldolase (Derived by automated computational analysis using gene prediction method: Protein Homology. GO_function: GO:0016832 - aldehyde-lyase activity [Evidence IEA]), producing the protein MKFFIDTADIDEIRDLSDSGLLDGVTTNPSLVAKTGRDFFEVVKEICGTIDGPVSAEVTALDADGMIKEGKTVAKLADNIVVKLPLVWEGLKACRALTAEGIKTNVTLCFSATQALLAAKAGATYVSPFVGRLDDIHIDGMELIEDIRAIYDNYDELATEILVASIRNPNHVKDAALIGADVVTVPPAVLRTLVAHPLTDKGLAAFLADWEKTGQKISG